Sequence from the Herbaspirillum sp. meg3 genome:
CTTGGCCCCGATCTCAAGGCGGCGCGCTTGCCGGAAGACGGCCCATCGGAAGTGGCGCGCGCATCCAAAGCCTTCAACGCCATGCAGGATCGTATCGCGACCTATATGACCGAGCGCATGCAAATCCTCGCCTCGATTTCGCACGACTTGCAGACGCCGATCACCCGCATGCGCTTGCGCGTCGACGTGATGGACGACGATCCGCAGCACGCCAAACTGCAACAGGATTTGCAGGAAATGGAAAACCTCGTCAAGGAAGGCGTAGCCTATGCGCGCACCTTGCACGGCGCAGCAGAAGCGCCCATCCGCATCGACCCCGACGCCTTGTTTGACAGTCTGATGTGCGACTACGTCGACGCCGGCAGCGATGTGTCTCTGGAGGGGAATATCGGCGCGCCATTGGTGACTCGCCCGCAAGCGCTGCGGCGCATCCTCGGCAACCTGATCGACAATGCATTGAAGTACGGCGGCAGCGCGCGCATCGTGGTGGCGTCATCTCCTCAAGATGGATCGGTAACGATTGCCGTGCGCGACCACGGGCCGGGCATTCCGCCCGCATTGCTGGAGGCTGTGTTTGAACCCTTCTATCGCGTGGAAGAATCGCGCAACCGGCAAACCGGCGGCACAGGGTTGGGGCTGGCCATTGCGCGGCAACTGGCGCTGGCGATGGATGCTTCGCTGTCCTTGCACAATCTGCCGGAGGGCGGCCTGGAAGCGCGGCTGACTTTGGCTAAGATGCACTGAACGTTTTCTGCATTCTGCATCTGGCACGGCGAAGGCCTGTCGTTACCTCATCGGTAACGGCAGGTCTTTTTCATTGTGGTGCAATCCGATTAGCGTCAGACCAGATTGATTTCCACACCAATGTTGCCGCGTGTAGCCTTGGAGTAGGGGCAGGTCGCGTGCGCCGCATCCAGCAGCGCCTGAGCGACGTCGCGTTCGATGCCCGGCAGGCTGACATTGAGGCGCGCCTGCAGGAAGTAGGCGCCGTCGGTGGTGCCAAGATCGACTTCAGCATCCACGGCGAGGTCAGATGGAAGAGCGACTTTCATCTTGCCCGCGGCCAGTCCCATGGCGCCGATGAAGCAGGCCGACCAGCCGGCGGCAAATAGTTGTTCCGGATTGGTGCCGGCACCTGTGCTGCCCGGGGAGGACAGCTGAATATCGAGACGACCGTCGGAGCTGCGCGCAAAACCATCGCGGCCGCCCGAAGAGGTGTGTGTTTTGCCTGTGTACAGTACTTTTTGCAATTGGGTCATGATGAAGTTACTCTCTGAGTAACGAAGTTGCCGAGATGTTTTTTCTGTCCGGCATGGTTTCAAGTGATTTATATCGTATCCGATGTAATCGAATGCGATTAAGTATATCGGTAAATTTAAAGATGTCAATGCATTCGATTAAATCGCATGCGATATATAATGTGAAAATTGCGAAGCATGCCTTTGCATCCACAAGGAGTCATAGCGCCATGCCCAAAACCACTGATATCGCCGATCAAGCCAATCCGAAACTTTCGGAATTCCTGTGCTTCGCCATCTACTCGGCCAACCTCGCATTCGGCAAGGCGTACAAACCGATCCTGGAAGAACTGGGCCTGACCTATACGCAATACATCGCCATCATCGCCTTGTGGGAACAGGACAACCAGACCGTCGGCAGCCTCGGTGAAAAATTGTTTCTGGAATCGAATACGCTCACGCCCATTCTCAAGAAGCTGGAAGCCATGGGATATCTCGTCCGCCAGCGCGATCCCGGCGATGAACGCCAGGTGCTGATCAGCCTGACCGATGCAGGCCGGCGCTTGCGCGAGAAGGGGATGGGGATGGATCTGGTGGACGCCTGCGGTCTGACGTCGGCGGAGTTCTCTCGTGTTCAGGAATCGGTTGCCGCATTGCGCGACAACCTGATCAAATCCACACAGGGTAAAAACTGATGTGCGTTGAGACTTTTCTTGCCTATTTTGTTTGCGTCGTCTGCGCTCGTCACCTGCCTACATAACAGGACGACTGCGTAAGGATTACTCCACGATTTCCGCTTTGCCGTCTGGATAAGGATGCAGGCAATACACCTTGCCTGATTTTCCCTTCATGTGTTTTTGCGGCCAGATGCCGCCGATGCGATAGAGCACCCGGTTGGAAAAAATGATCGGGCCTTCCAGCACCTTTGCTTGTTTGAATCCGCTCTCGCTAAGACAGGCGGCGCGCGTGTCCGTTTTCAATTTTTCCCACTGATCTGCACTGGACGCCTGTGCATTGCCGAGCAATATCAACGACGTTGCGACAGCTGTTAGTTGTAATGTTCGTTTCCAACTTTTTTGCATACTGTTTCCTTTTTCATTTTGCCCGATCGACAACTTTGTCTGATCGTCAAAGTGTCGTGCGGTTCAGATCCAAAAAAAATCCTCATTCATCAAGGCGACATTTTCGAATGTTATCAATAGCGCTTGGTCTTTAAAACGAGAAATAGGTAGTAATACCTATAGCTCTGAAACGGCCTTATTGCCGACAATACGGGCGGTTCGGGGCAGGACGAATATGTTTTTCTTTGCCGAAGGGACGGGCTTCCGAATCGACATTCAAATAAGGATAACAATGAATTTCCTCGCCAATATGACTATCAGCAAACGCCTGAATCTCGGCTTTGCCATCATCCTTTTTTCCGCGATCGGCGTCATTGCAGTGAGTATCTGGCGGTTGCATACCGTCGCCGAAACAACACAGGCGATGATGGAGAAACCGCTGGCGAAAGAACGCCTGGTCTCCGACTGGTATCGCACCATTCACACCAGCGTGCGCCGTACAACGGCGATTGCCAAGAGTTCCGACCCCAGCCTTGGCGCTTTCTTCGCAGAGGATGCGTCGACCTCCACCAAGTTATCCAATGAACAGCAAAAAGCGTTGGAAGCGTTGCTCACCAGCGACCGGGAAAAAGAACTGTTCGCGCAGCTGAGCGCGGTGCGCAAGCGGTATGTCGCGGCGCGTGATGCCATCACCAAAGCCAAGACCGACGGCCAGGTTGAAGAGGCCAATCGCATTCTTGAAAAAGTCTTTCCGGTTGAAGCCAAGGGTTATCTCGATTCGCTGCAACAACTGCTCGATTTGCAGCGTTCCAGCATCGATCAGATCGCGGCCAGCATTCATGCGCTTTACACCATGAGCCGCAATCTGCTGATTGCCTTCGGTGCACTGTTGTTTGTCGCCGGCTGGTTATTCGCATGGCGTCTGGCGCTGAGCATCACGCGTCCGCTCAATCAGGCCGTCAACATTGCCGAGACCGTGGCGGCAGGCGATCTTACGTCGCATATCGATACCAATCGCAAGGATGAAACCGGCAAGCTGCTGCATGCGCTGAAAACCATGAACGACAATCTCTTGCGTATCGTCGGCCAGGTGCGCAGCGGCACCGACACAATCGCTACGGCATCGCGTGAAATCGCGACCGGCAATCTCGACTTGTCTTCGCGTACGGAACAGCAGGCAGGTTCGCTGGAAGAAACTGCCTCGGCGATGGAAGAGCTCACGTCCACGGTGAAGCAGAATGCCGACAACGCACGTCAGGCCAATCAACTGGCTGCGTCGGCATCGGATGTCGCCGTTCAGGGCGGTAGTGTGGTCGGGCAGGTAATCGATACCATGGGCGCCATCAACGAGTCGTCGAAGAAGATCGTCGACATCATCAGCGTCATCGACGGCATCGCGTTCCAGACCAATATCCTTGCACTCAATGCTGCCGTCGAGGCTGCGCGTGCGGGCGAGCAGGGCCGTGGTTTTGCGGTGGTCGCATCGGAAGTGCGCAGCCTTGCGCAACGATCCGCCAGCGCCGCCAAAGAGATCAAGGAACTCATCGACAATTCAGTGCAAAAGGTCGACTCCGGCAGCAAGCTGGTCGAGCAAGCAGGGGCCACGATGACCGAAGTGGTTGCCAGCGTGCGCCGCGTGACGGACATCGTCGGCGAGATCAGTTCCGCCAGCCAAGAGCAGAGCGATGGCATCGAACAGGTGAATCGCGCCATTGCGCAGATGGATGAATCGACGCAACAGAACGCTGCCCTGGTGGAACAAGCTGCTGCCGCTGCGCAATCTTTGCAGGATCAGGCGCATACCCTGACCGAGGTGGTCAGTATTTTCAAGCTTGATAGTGCGGGTGCTGGGAGCGCCTCGTTGTATAAAGCGGCGAGGCCGGTGGCCGCATCTGCGATGAGCGCGGCGCCTGTGACGATGAGGCAACCAGCGGCAACGAGCGCAGCCCGCAAGCCGGCGGCGAAACTTCCTGCAGCAGCAACGGTATCTACGCCTGCGGTCTCCAGACAGCCCAAGCTGCCGGCCGCGACGTCGGACGACGATTGGGAGCAGTTCTAAGCAGAGCGCTTCAGCCGCTTCTGCCTACGTGGCAGAGGTGCTGAGGTTGCTTCGCAACGATGCCGGCGGCGATAGGAAGGTATTGCACAGCCAGCTGCCGGCTTGTCCCAGTCCGCGATCGCGTGACCAGATCAGATGCACCTGGATATTTTTGGGCCAGCCGTTGACCTGAAGTTCTTTCAGGTCGGCGGCGCCAAAGCGTTTGACGATCCAGCGCGGCAGTTCTGCCCAGCCAAATCCCAGTTCGGTCATTTCCAGCAAAATCAGATAGCTCGATGAGGACCAGTGGAACCCTGATCGTGGCGGTTTGACTTCGTCGCGATAGGTGTTCAGGCGCAACTCGCGCGCATCGCGCAGCATGTCGCCGGTGACTTGCGCGGCGCGCGCCAGCGGATGTTTGGTGCTGACGTACAGACCAATCTCGGACTGGTCGGCGATGGGCTCGAAACCGATGTCGGGCGGGTAAGAGGTTTGCGCCGCCACCAGCGCCATCTGCACGCGCCCGGACTGCACCAGATCGACGGCGTCTTGGTCTTCCGCGATCAGACATTCCAGCCGCAGATCGGGATAGCGTTGCTCCAGCTGCGACAGGCTCTTTTCAAAGACGTCGGATTGATAGGTATCCGATAGTGCAAAACTCAGTTGTGCTTCCAGCCCACCGGCAAGCCGCTGCGCGGCACGGCTCAGCCGATCATTGGCGTCGAGCATCTGCTGGGCATGGGCGAGCAGGGCGTGGCCGTGTTCGGTCAGCGTCGGTTTGCGTGTGCTGCGATCAAACAGTGTTACGCCGAGATCGATTTCCAGATTGGCGATGGCTTCGCTGACGGTGGATTGTTGCTTGTCGAGCTTGCGCGCTGCCGCCGAAAAGGAGCCGAGGTTGGCGGATTCGATGAACATCAGCAGGGCGTCGACGGAATGCAGCATGGTGGAAGGATCTCTTTATATCGGTTTTTCCGATGATTAATGATTTTATCCTATCAGATTAAGTGGGGATAATCACCTTCTTATCGAGTAGAAGGAGAGCACCGTGACGCAGGAAAAAACCTTATATGAACGCTTTTTGCATGCCGTCCTGTTTGAGCTGGTGGCCTTGCTGCTGTGCGCGCCGGTGATGTCCTGGCTGTTAGGTGTGTCGTTTGCCCACGCGGGTTTGCTGACGCTGATGATTTCTTTGGTGGCGATGGCGTGGAATGTGATTTTCAACAGCATCTTCGACCGCCTGGAACGCCGCTGGAAGGCTAAGGCGGCTCCGACGGCGGTTGTGGAGCCACGCCGGTTTTCGGTTCGCATCGCGCATGCCGTGATCTTTGAAGCCGGCCTGATCCTCGCTGTCGTGCCGATGGCGGCATGGTGGCTGAATATCGGTCTGGTTGAAGCTTTCATACTGGATATCGGCCTGGTGTTGTTTTTTCTTCCTTACACCTTGGTGTTTAACTGGTGCTACGACAAGATCCGGGCCGGCATGCTCAAAAACGCCACGTGCTGATCGCGTAGGGCACAGGCCGACGCCGGCACTTGTTAACGGTTTTTACATCACTGTTCTCGTGAAATAAAAGGCGACACACAAAATTGAAAACGAGCCGGCGCAATGCCGGCTTTTTTAATTTTCACGCTCATTTCCCTCGTTGATCTGAGGAATGACGCAGTTGCACAAAAGCTATACTGGCCCGCCATTTGCCGGAAATATCCATTAACCGGCACTCTTCGTTGTCAATTTTGCTATCCGCTTTATTGTCACTCCATCATCTTATAAAAATAGAGACTTTCATGAACATCATCGCCAATCTGAAAATCGGCAAGCGTCTTGCGCTCGGATTCTCCGTTATTTTGTTGCTGGCCATTGCGATCATCTGCATCGGCATCTGGCGCCTGCAAGGCGTGACGGATGCGACCAAGGCGATGATGCAGAAGCCGTTGGAAAAAGAACGCCTGATCAGCGACTGGTTTCCCTATGTACAGACATCGATCCTGCGTGTGACTGCCATTGCCAAGAGTACGGATCCTGCGCTGGCCCCTTTCTTCGCCAAGGAAGATGCGGCCTCGTCGAAGATATCGACCGAGTTACTGAAAAAGCTGCAAGCTGTTCTGGAAACGGATCAGGAGCTGGTTCTGTTCAAGAAGATCGAAGAGCAGCGTCAGCTGTATGTTGTGGCGCGTGACCAGATGCGTAAAGCGAAAGCTGCCGGCGATCTCGATGAAGCGAACCGCTTGCTCGAAACCGCCTTCATGCCGCGTGCGACTGATTTGAAAGACGCCTTGCAAAACCTGCTCACGATGCAGCGCAAAAGCATCGACGATACCGCCGCCGACATCGACCGCATGGCGCATACCGGTCGCACTTTACTGATCGTGCTTGGCGTCCTGATCCTGTTGTTTGGCGTGAGCTGCGCCTGGTATCTGACAGTCAATATCACAGGGCCGCTGACAGTGGCGGTGGGTGTGGCACGCGGTATTGCCGATGGCGATCTGACTGCGCGTATCGTCGTCAGGAGCAAGGATGAAGTCGGCATGCTGCTCAGTGCGCTCAAGGATATGAACAGTAGTCTGCTGCGTATCGTCGGTGATGTGCGCGGCGGTACCGATGCCATCGCCACCGCATCGGGCCAAATCGCCAGCGGTAACCTGGACTTGTCATCGCGCACGGAAGAACAGGCCAGTTCGCTTGAACAAACCGCCGCTGCGATGGAACAATTGTCAGCGACAGTGAAGCAAAATTCCGACAACGCGGTACAAGCGAACTCGTTGGCAAACTCGGCTTCTACCGTCGCTGCGGAAGGTGGTGACGTGGTCGGTGAAGTGATCTCGACCATGCGCTCCATTGATGCCTCATCGAAGAAGATCGTGGACATCATCAGCGTGATTGACGGCATCGCGTTTCAGACCAATATTCTTGCGCTCAATGCTGCAGTGGAAGCTGCGCGTGCCGGTGAACAAGGACGCGGCTTTGCCGTTGTGGCATCCGAGGTGCGCAGTCTGGCTCAGCGCAGTGCCGCTGCCGCGAAGGAAATCAAGACCCTCATCGGCGATTCGGTAGAGAAGGTCGGCGCAGGCACGCGTCTGGTGGAGAAAGCCGGCGTCACGATGAACGATGTCGTCGCCAGCGTGAAGCGTGTCACGGATGTCGTCAGCGAAATCTCGGTAGCCAGCCGCGAGCAAAGCGAAGGCATCGATCAGGTAAAACACGCCGTAACGCAAATGGACAGCGTCACTCAACAGAACGCCGCACTGGTGGAAGAGGCTGCTGCGGCAGCCCAATCCTTGCAACAGCAGGCAGACAATCTGGCGCGTATCGTCAGTGTCTTCAAGCTCAGCCATGACGCAGTGCAGGTGGCGCATATGCCGCATACGCCGCGCCGCATGAAAGACATTCCTGCGGATCCGGTACGACTGACGTAATTGCGTGCAATAGAAAACACAACAGCAGCAGACAAAAAAACACCCCTCGAGAGGGGTGTTTTTTTCGTCGGTGAAGGACGCTCACGGCGTGCTTGCAAGTATTTTTACTTCTCAGCAGGTTCCCGGAAGTAAATACGCTTCGGCAGTGCCCACAGCAACAACGCTGCGCCGAGCAGGCATTCCAGCGCGACCACATACAGACCCAGCGATGCGCTGCCGGTGATGTCGCGGATCTTGCCGACCATGTACGGTGTGATGATGCCGCCCAATTGACCGACCGAGTTGATCAGTGCGATACCACCTGCGGCGGCAGCACCGGTCAGCACGCGCGGCGGCAGGATCCAGAACAGACCGATGCCGGCGATGATGCCCGTTGCAGCAAACGACAGACCAACCACCAGCACCAGCGTGTTGCTGCCGAAGTAGGCGCTGACGGCATAACCGACGGCGCCGGCCAGTGCGCAGCAGGCCAGATGCCAGCGGCGTTCGCCGGTGCGGTCCGAGCTGCGACCGATCAGGATCATGCCGATGGCGGCGCAAAGGTAAGGGATCACCGTGATCAGGCCGATGATGAAGGTGTCGTCGGTGCCGGCAGTCTTGATCAGTTGCGGCATCCAGAACACCAGACCGTAGATGCCCGAAGCCAGTACCAGATAGATCAAGGACATGGTGATGGTCGATGGCTGCTTCAACGCGTCGCGGAAAGAATGCACCGCTTCGCTCTTCGGTTCGGCCGCGAGACGGGCAAGCAGCAGTTTCTTTTCGTCGTCTTTCAGCCAGCGCGCGTCTTCGATCTTGTTGTCGATGACGATCCAGCAGATCACGCCGAGCACGATCGATGGAATGCCTTCCAGCAGGAACAGCCATTGCCAGCCATGCAGCGAGCTCACGCCGTGGGTGAACTTCATGATGCCGCCGGAGATCGGGCCACCGATCATGCCGCACAGGGCGATGGCCGCCATGAACAGCGAGTTGATGCGGCCACGACGTTGCGACGGGAACCAGTTGGTGAAGAAGTACAGCGCACCCGGAACGAAGCCGGCTTCCAGGCTGCCGATGAGGAAGCGCAGAATGTAGAACCCGGTTTCATTGGTGACGAACATCATTGCCGCCGAGGCGATGCCCCAGGTGACCATGATGCGGGCGATCCAGCGCTTCGGACCGACTTTGTGCAAGATCATGTTGCTGGGGATCTCGAACAAGAAGTAGCCGACAAAAAAGATGCTTGCGCCGAGGCCGTAGACGGCGTCGGAGAAACCGAGATCTTGTTGCATCTGCAGCTTGGCGAAGCTGATGTTGACGCGATCAAGGTAAGCAAACACAAAGCAGATCACCAGCAGCGGCACGAAGCGCAGGGTGATGCGGCGGTATAGATTGGATTCCTGGATATCCTGCGCGGTTGCAGGATAGGGGACTGCTGCCATGACTTCTCTCCTCAATACATTTAAAAGGCGCAACTTACCTCCCGGCGATGCTTGTGGCAGCGCCGGAAGACAGGCTGGAATATTGTTATTTTTTTGCGATAGCGCGGCACATGTTCAATGCGCCGCGGTTGCTATCGTTATTGCTGTTTCGGCGGGATCAATAAGTCGCGCGGCCGCCCGACAGGTCGAAGACCGAGCCGGTGGTGAACGAGTTTTCTTCCGACACCAGCCACGACACCATTGCTGCGATTTCTTCTACCTTGACGAAGCGTCCACGGGGAATCTTCGACAGCATGTAGTCGATATGTGCCTGGGTGCATTGTTCCAGGATGCGGGTTTGCGCAGCGGCAGGAGTGATCGCATTAACGGCGATGTTCTTGGTGGCTGTTTCTTTACCGAGGCTCTTGGTCAGGGCGATCAGGCCGGCTTTGGCGGCGCTGTAAGCCGATGCGGTCGGATTGCCTTCTTTACCGGCGATTGACGCGACGTTGACGATACGGCCGTAGTTTTGCGCGATCATGCGTTGCACGACAACCTGATTGACGTAGAACGCGCCATTCAGATCGATATCGATGACGCGACGCCATTCTTCCGGCGAGTACTCCGCAACCACACCGTTCTGGCCTGCGATACCGGCGCTGTGCACCAGCACGTCGATCGATTGGGTGACCTTTTCAGTGGCTTCGATAGCGCGTTGCACAGCGGCCTGATCGCCGATGTTGACGACGACGGTTTCGACGTTGCCCAGCGGTTCCAGCTTGCTGCGTGCTTCTTGCAATACCTTCTCATCCATATCCCACAGGACGACTTTTGCCTTGCCTTGCAGAAGACGTTCAGCGATGGCAAAGCCGATGCCTTGCGCGCCGCCGGTGATGATCGCGCTGCGACCTTGAAAATCGTAGTGATTCATGTTGACTCCGTTCTCTTTACTCTTGAGGAAACCCGTATGATTTCCGTCTTCTCTGGACGGCTAATTAGTGCAAACCTGGTTCTGCTCCGTAGCGCAGCGCAGTTGAAATCCTTGGAATGGTCTTAAGACCATGAGGATTCCGAGCACCGCCCGACGCCGGCTGATGGCATCGCAGTAGGAGCAGGAGCAAGTTTTAAGCGTTCACTGTTTTCTGTTGTTGCTCACCGAGGCCTTCGATGCCCAGACGGATTGTCTGACCAGCAACCAGATACACCGGATTAGGCTTGACGCCCATGCCGACGCCCGGAGGCGTACCTGTCGAGATCACGTCGCCAGGCTGCAGGCTCATGAACTTGCTCAGATAGGAGATGATGAAAGGCACGTTGAAAATCATCGTGTTGGTGTTGCCGTTCTGGTAGCGCTTGCCGTCCACTTCCAGCCACAGTTGCAGATTGTTCGGATTGGCGATTTCGTCGCGTGTCACCAGCCATGGGCCGAGTGGACCGAACGTGTCGCAACCCTTGCCCTTGTCCCAGGTGCCGCCGCGTTCTGTTTGGTATTCGCGCTCGGACACGTCGTTGACGACGCAATAGCCGGCGATGTGCGACAGCGCATCTTTCTCTTCGATGTACGCGCCGCCCTTGCCGATGACTACGCCCAGCTCGACTTCCCAGTCGGTCTTCTTGGAGCCGCGTGGGATCTTCACGTCGTCGTTAGGACCGACCACGGCCGAAGTCCACTTGTTGAACACGACTGGTTCAGCAGGGATAGGCAGGTTGGATTCAGCAGCGTGATCGGCGTAGTTCAGGCCGATACAGATGAACTTGCCGATGTTGCCGACGCAAGCGCCGATACGTGGATTGCCGTCAACCACTGGCAGGCTTTGCAGATCCAAGGCGCGGATCTTGGCCAGAGTGCCGTCATCCAGGGCTGCGCCGTTGAAGTCCTTGACGTGCGCCGACAGATCGCGAATCTTGCCAGCCTGATCCAGGATGCCTGGTTTTTCTTGGCCGACAGGGCCGTAGCGGAGTAATTTCATTGCTCTTCCTTTGGTGGTTGATCTAAAGATAAAGCGCCATCTTGGCAAATGTGCGGCGCATAGTCCTGCTTTTTGGAATCGAGATAATACCAATTAATTGGTAAGACCATCAAACAACTTTGCCGCAATATAGATGAAAATATCTCATTTCGGCGATTGTCGTTTCTAGTTAGGTGGGGACATTTTTAATCGGGTTTGGGCAAGCACCCTTTATAAATGAATGACTTAGCGGGGGGGAGGGGAAGTCCATGTCGTGACGAAAATTGCAAAAAGAACCATATTGGAAGTCCGCAACCGGCCCAGGAACGGACAACTTAAACCTTGGATGCGATCCACCGCTATTGCGGACTTGCTGTCTTGGTAGATTCGATGCCAGCCAAGATCAAATCAATTCCGGCCAAGAAGTCAGCACGATCATTGTGGACACTCATTTGCGTAGCGATGCTTCGGGTGAATGGATAGCGATCGGGGTCGAGCTGCAACCAGGCGTCTGCCACCGTACTCAGGAATTCGGCTCTTTCTGCCTCTCGCGCCCGCGCCACTTGCGCATTAGCGGCGTTCTGTCCGCCCACCCCGAGAATGTAGTTCAGCAGCACCGACACCGTAACCCAATGCCGGTCAGGTGCTACGCCAAGCGCATGCACTTGTTGCCCGACACGCTCCAGCACGCTCACCATCGTCGACTTTCCTGCGGCCCATGCCAACGCGGAGCCAATCCACGGGTGCGCATCCATCGCATCGAACATCGTCAGCGCTACGGCACGAATCGCAGCTTTGGGTGACATGTCCTTCGCTTGTAAATCCACGCCAGGCCCAATAACCGCGCTGCAGGCGGCTTCGAGTAGATCGCTCTTGTTGGCGATGTGCCCGTAGATAGCTCCCGGACCGGTAGCCAAGCGCTCGGACAGGCTGCGGAAGGTCAGACCTGATTCGCCACCGCTGTCGAGCAATTCGATTGCGGCTTCGATGATCTGCTCGCGCGACAAGGATTCATCACGTCGCGGACGGCGCTGCATTTTTTTTTCCATCCGCTATCTTGACATAAATGGAACATCGTTCCAATATATTGGAACGATGTTCCAAACTTAAGAGCGCCTCACAAAAAACCATATGAATACGCCAATCGCCATCATCGGGGCCGGACTCGGCGGCCTCACGCTAGCCCGCGTCCTGCATCTTCATGGCATTCCCTCAACCGTCTACGAAGCGGAGCCTTCAGCCGAATCGCGCGCTCAGGGCGGGATGCTCGACATTCATGATTACAACGGACAACTGGCGCTGCAAGACGCCGGCCTGCTCACTCAGTTTCAAGAACTCATTTTGGAGGGGCGGCAAGCGATGCGGATTTTAAGTCCCGATGGACGACTCCTTTTTGAGAATCCAGATGACGGCACTGGGGGGCGTCCCGAGGTACAGCGTGGAGAGCTCAGACAGATGCTGCTCGATTCTTTGCCGGCCGGAACAGTACAGTGGAATCACAAAGTCGCCGGCGTACGGTCGATGGGAAATGGTCGCCATGAAGTCAGCTTCGCCAATGGCAGGACGGTGGCCACGCATTTGTTGGTCGGAGCCGATGGCGCCTGGTCAAAGGTACGTCCGTTGCTATCCGCAGTTATGCCCCAA
This genomic interval carries:
- a CDS encoding TetR/AcrR family transcriptional regulator, which gives rise to MEKKMQRRPRRDESLSREQIIEAAIELLDSGGESGLTFRSLSERLATGPGAIYGHIANKSDLLEAACSAVIGPGVDLQAKDMSPKAAIRAVALTMFDAMDAHPWIGSALAWAAGKSTMVSVLERVGQQVHALGVAPDRHWVTVSVLLNYILGVGGQNAANAQVARAREAERAEFLSTVADAWLQLDPDRYPFTRSIATQMSVHNDRADFLAGIDLILAGIESTKTASPQ
- a CDS encoding SDR family NAD(P)-dependent oxidoreductase; the encoded protein is MNHYDFQGRSAIITGGAQGIGFAIAERLLQGKAKVVLWDMDEKVLQEARSKLEPLGNVETVVVNIGDQAAVQRAIEATEKVTQSIDVLVHSAGIAGQNGVVAEYSPEEWRRVIDIDLNGAFYVNQVVVQRMIAQNYGRIVNVASIAGKEGNPTASAYSAAKAGLIALTKSLGKETATKNIAVNAITPAAAQTRILEQCTQAHIDYMLSKIPRGRFVKVEEIAAMVSWLVSEENSFTTGSVFDLSGGRATY
- a CDS encoding fumarylacetoacetate hydrolase family protein, encoding MKLLRYGPVGQEKPGILDQAGKIRDLSAHVKDFNGAALDDGTLAKIRALDLQSLPVVDGNPRIGACVGNIGKFICIGLNYADHAAESNLPIPAEPVVFNKWTSAVVGPNDDVKIPRGSKKTDWEVELGVVIGKGGAYIEEKDALSHIAGYCVVNDVSEREYQTERGGTWDKGKGCDTFGPLGPWLVTRDEIANPNNLQLWLEVDGKRYQNGNTNTMIFNVPFIISYLSKFMSLQPGDVISTGTPPGVGMGVKPNPVYLVAGQTIRLGIEGLGEQQQKTVNA